The window ACCGTCACCCGAAATCCATAAAGCTAAGGATGACTTATCATTTGATTTAATTCCTTCTTGCTTTATTGATGGATGGGGAAAAAAGACAGAAAGAAAAATTGAAGAGGAAatgaatgatgatgatggtttcTCGATGAAAGGTCATACAAATAAAGATGTGTTAGGTaggttgattttttatttttttttttaataagaaggCTAATTATGTCATTTCCTAATATGTGTATTATGATTCTTTGAATAAGTTTGCATACCAAACGTTCTAAAGGAATTAAATTCAATTCTATCAAATTCAATTCTATCAAATTCTATTCCATCAAAAAATATTTCACGAACTAAACGCGACTTTAGTATAGTGGACTAGTGGTCACTAGTCATATTTTCACACAAAAACTTAGTTTAGATGTTATCTTACAAAGTTACAAGGGTTGGTGcacgcgcattgcggcggttaAACcgtgatgataatacaaaacagtggggGGAATTGATATGTGTGTGTTAGATTCTGGTAgggtgtttgtctgattgtgtttagagataattggaggtaatgtgtgaattagGAGCAATATGAAGATATTGAAAAAATTAcgtaaatttcttaaaatagattTCTAGTTTGGTAGAGAGAAttgaatagaaaaaataaaaataatatttaataggAACAACTGATTATAAGAGGAGAAATGGTTATTTTTGGAAAAATGTTTTTGTGTTAGTTTGATTTCCATTCAAAATGAAGAAAAGTTGTAAAGAAATGTATAATTAGATGGGTTTTTttagatatttattttaaaatagttCATATCTCAAATTAGTTTACGCATAATTGGTTGGATTTTAAAGGATTCTGATTACAAAGTATTATTTTCTTTGCATTTTTCATACCAATTTCCCTATTATATCAAACAACGAAATTTACTAGATTTCGCCACCAAGTTCATTTTTCCTCCCTTTATTTTTATGtgttcattttatttctttgaatTTTTCCATATTAAACGTATCTTTAAGTGTTTACCTTAGTATCTTAAGTGGTAAATAAATTGTTGGAACCAACTACATGCAAAGTACATATGGAATGAtcaagatgaagatgatgttgAAGTGACCACAAAGGGTGCTAGCCCTGTGGTAAATCCTTTTAAGTGTTTATCTTATCATCTTAAATGGCTAAAGAATTTGGttattacactctatgacttatcacctcttatgacttatcacctcatAATCTCACCGTTGTAAGAGTACTTTCTCTCGTAAGTTATTATGTGAGAGAACAAAATAAAGATGTTTAGATTTTTAATACGCGCCCCGTATCACGACCTTGGTAATTAGTATTTTGACCAcccactttttgcagcgagggtcgctgcaaaaaccTAGCCACGTCAGCTTTCCACTACCGACGCCTTTATTGGTTTGACCGGTGTAAATGCACatattgcagcgagggtcgttGCAATAAGTGAACTGGGACCCGTTTTCGGAATAAAAACAATCCACCCATCCATTCCATCGTTTTCATCTAAGATTTCAAAAGGCAAAACGCATCCACCCCTCCACTCCGACTACTAAGAATCCAGCCACCACGACACCACCAAAACACCTCCTATTTTAACAATCCAATCCCCTTGTTGTAACAATCCGGCCACCACGAAGTTTCGGGATCATCACCCCCGCCAGCTACCATCGTCGGTCCCCTTTTACAGCGAAGTAGTATTAACAGCGACATCTAGACTTTTAGAAGCCCACTATTTCCCGGCCGCCGTTTGATTTTCCGGCTCTCCTCCCCCAAATTCCGGCCGCCGTTTGATTTTTTGGTCGTTCTCCCCCAATTTTTCCGGCCATCTCAAAttctggtatgtatttttcattttttgattgttattatatgtgtttttgatagttaattgattatattggtatgttagtatagtttttgtatacatattagttttgttaggattattagtttactttaggattttaataggtttgttagtatagttagtttagtttttttgataatttagtgatttgtaTTACAAtgtttagtgatttgttaggagcccactagtttgttttgttagtgatttgttagaatatttatTAGAATATTTAGTGattagtgttaggtgttttagtgttttgttagaatatgttgttagatgaaaaattacgtagaataaaatttattaaaaaattgattgaaataaatagccaagattatgttaaaaatatatgtatcgaactaaatagccaagattatgtaaaaaaattgattaaaaaaaaactacttaaaacgtataaaaatatagtttaacaaaaatatagataaaactatatataaaaattaagttaaaaaatatgacgtgtaaaattttagttagttaacaatatatgtatagaaaaaaatagccaagattatgtaaaaaattgattataataaactacttaaaacgtataaaaaattagttcaacaaaaatatagataaaactatatataaaaattaagttcaaaaaatatgacgtataaaaaatttagttaaaaagttaatataaaaacatagaTATAAGTAAAGTATATtagtataaaaagaatattaaacattacgtaaaaaaaacatataagtaaactatattagtataaaacacaagtaaatatataagtaaaaagaataagaataaaattaaaagtataaaagtcaatatatattgtataaacgaagttctaaaaattattataaagttaaaaagatgtatataaaagtaataaaaaaaataagttataaagttaaataaacgtttgcataaaaagtatatacaaaaaatataattgaaaagatatatataaaagtaataaaaaaaaataagttacattgaataaaatatttgataattttgGATCTTCCTTAACCTTGAtcattttgttatatgtatatatgataattttgttatatgtgatAATTTTGGATCTTTTCTTAAACCTTCATTTTATAAAAGTGGGATACAGATTTGAAAATGACAGAAAGTTGTCATGCTAGAATGGTTATCGGACAGAAAGatgtgataattttttttttaattataaaaggACGATAGTGTCTTGAAAATGAAGTAGTTATCAATTACTctataagtttataacttaCTTATATTCGAAACAAGATTACAAACGAACCTTGTttgaacattaatatatatacatatacataaacagTATgaagaatttaataaacatatctatatatgaGGATATAGTCCCTACAACTTGATGTAGTAATTTGTCTACACTAAcatctttaaaattttttaacatatcatcattttaaaacCTTAAGTTTAATACGGCTAACATATTTGATAACCAATAACAATACTtctatatttaaacatatatttaaacaatccgtacatcgtacgtgtattataactagtatatatatacttactatatttaaacatatatatataaacatacctGATGATGAAACGAATGCGTGAAACGAAAGTAAAATATTGTATGAAAATGACACTACGTGAGTTTACATATATAGAAATACCCGTACATGGTCCACAATGTACGAGTTTGTACGAAAACGTTTTTGCAGCGAAAGTCGCTGCACTAAGTCTAATCAAATTACCAAAATAGTGGTTGGGTAACCAGGCGACTTTTAATATCACAAAGATTTTATTAAATCACACGAAAGTAAAGTATCGTGACGTAGATctaaaacaaaattcaacaaaacACAGCGTGGCACTTCCGTAAATTTTCTACACCCCCAACACCATTTTCAAAACCCCACccacatttaaaaaaagaaaagaaaaaataaattcataCCTTATTACTCGAAAAAGTCTCAAACCCCCTCCCCAACCTTCACTTTTCCTttccctttctctctctctctctagaaaaccCCCCCATTCCAATCTaatccctctctctctctctcaaaaaacaataaatagatatatataaatatagatatagataattagAAGAGGTGAAGAGATGGGGCAACAATCGTTGATCTACAGTTTCGTAGCAAGAGGAACGGTGATTCTATCGGAATACACAGAGTTCACCGGAAACTTTACAAGCATCGCTGCTCAGTGTCTCCAGAAGCTTCCTGCTACTAATAATAAGTTTACTTATAACTGCGATGCTCATACCTTTAACTACCTCGTTGAAGACGGTTTCAGTATGTCCGATCTCTCAcctattttctttaatatattgaagTTTTTATCGATCTGATCGTGTTTGTTCGAATTAGTGATTTACGAAATATtagttgatttaatttattagatcgtatttgatttatatattgtttttcctTAGGTTTAAGGTATTTAAGTTAAATTAGCTAAATATATCTGAATAATTTTTGGTgtgatttaagttttttttttttgtcaaattagCTGATTATAGACTTTAGAATGTTCTAGTGAGATTTATTTTTGTGAAGAATTAGCTGATCTGAACATTTGTCTGGGTGTGGGTATTAATTTGATTTATTGTTGAAAATATGGAAATGTAAGCGTAGGTGCCTGTTGTTAGTCGATTTTGGTTTTTCGCTACCAACTTAATTTACATTTGGACTTTTAATAGATCATGTAGAGTTCCTCGGTGAACACTATTGCTAGAACCTCTCTATGTTGTTGCTGTTTTATGcagacacaaaaaaaaaattgtggaTATATGCGAGTTATGATGTACTATTTGAATTTGTATCAGTTTGAACTTCCGGACTTGCTCTAATGGTAGAGGTTCATTGTTATCTTGTTTGCCTTTATACATATGTAAAACTCATTTTAGTTATAGTTTGTTGGATCCAAATCACGTATATGATCGTCATTCTAGCTGTTATTTGTCGTTTGTACCATCTGCATGTATGGATTATTGACAGTAGCCAAGTGAATCTTAGGGTTTTAAATTTGATGTCTGGGTCTTGGTATACCTGATCGTATCaaaatttcttcttcaaattgTGTTTGAGTGTTATTGACTTATGTTTGGAATATTGCTTGCTTCATTTGCGTTTGCAACACAGGTTGACTaactttttattcatatatttctCATTATGAAGCGTACTGTGTTGTTGCGGCTGAATCCGTTGGTAGACAGGTTCCAATGGCTTTCCTTGAGCGAGTCAAGGATGACTTCACGAAGAAATATGGAGGGGGGAAAGCTGCAACAGCTTCCGCCGGTAGTCTAAGCAAAGAATTTGGGTAATTCTCGGTCTCAATTTCTATCTGTTGCGACATTTAAAGTTTCTAACTATTTAGCTAATGTCCACTAACACATTTCTCTTATCCCAGTCCCAAGCTGAAGGAGCAGATGCAGTATTGTGTGGACCATCCAGAAGAGATCAGCAAGCTTGCAAAGGTGAAAGCCCAGGTTTCAGAAGTTAAGGGTGTGATGATGGAAAACATTGAGAAGGTAAAACTTCATTTTCTTGTATGGTGCAGACTGTTATTCAATATCTTTGTGTTGGTTTTCAAATctctcttttttaaatttttgcaCGTTTAGGTTCTTGACCGTGGAGAGAAGATCGAGCTTCTGGTGGATAAAACAGAGAACCTCCGCTCTCAGGTTAGTGGATCAGTgcacatctctctctctctctctctctctcatggTTAGTGAACTAAGGTGGTGTCTGTTTGTGGTAAAGGCTTTGCTATAATCCAAAGGATTATTTGTTAGGGCTTACATAAGCAGAGAGAAAGCGGTTTTTTTGGTCGTTAAATCACATACGTTTCCACAAAACTTCTTCTTGTTATAATATCACTACATCCTCCCGGAAATATCTTTCGTTGGAGTTTTTATGTACTTAAGATACGGTAAAATTTCATCTACGACTTCACTCATATGTGAACACCTAAATGACTTTTCCCGATTGTTAACAAACAGACCCTTTGAAGCACTGCTAATGAGCCGGTAAGAGAGAAAGGGGCAATGGCTGATATGTTATACTAGAGTGGGTAGATAGGCTGACTGGTTAACCGGTCACAACGGGCCGGATTGGGTTGACCTGCAAACGCCTTATTCATTGTTgaaattttcattaataataatgCTTTAActatgattacaaaaacaataCCACCACAAATCCTTGAATAACATGATCTAGGATGTTGTATGTATCAAAAGTACACTTTGGACTTGATGATGCAGTAAACTGGTAGAATTAGCCACTTCTAGTTCTCTGTATTCTTTGTTTGAGTTTTTTGCATGTTTTATGTTTGATGATTTCCTGATGTGCGAGCATGGTTTGTCTCACAGGCTCAAGATTTTAGGACACAAGGCACACAGATAAGGAGGAAGATGTGGTTGCAGAACATGAAGATAAAACTGATAGTTCTTGGAATCATCATTGCCTTGATTCTCATTATAGTCCTATCGGCTTGTGGGGGCTTCAATTGTGGCAAGTGAGACACATGCATCATTGCTTCAGGCATTTAGAATGGTAAAAATCTCATTCATGGAAAAAGACTCGGGGTTCTGTCTTCCCATGTTTATTTGTTTGCCAATGATTTTCTTTTGCTAGTTACTTTTTGGGGTGACAAGGGCCTACCTTTTGTGACGAAACACTTATATTGTGATATAGTGGTTGTGTAGTATGTATTTAAGTACCATGGATGTCCTTACTAGGGAACTATTTGATTGCCGTTATTGTTTTTTCTAAGACCGATGTCTGATGTTGCATTGTACTTTGGGGCTATTTGAGACATGTCATATGTGGAAAAACGCAGAATACGGGTGTGGAAAAATAATTCCAGACTAAGCTAAACCAAGTTATACAAACTGGCTTTTGCTCTTATCCCTTGATAGTCTAGAAAATTGGATTAGCTCTGGTTAATGGTTGATTTGTTTGGTTTTAGCTTGCTCATAACTTGTTTTGTTAATTCATATTCCTTTTGGAGATATTTGCACTTTTAGGTGTCTTAATATATGTGTTTCAAATTTAATAGTTTTGGTTTTGTGGTGCTTGGTAAACTCAGTTATGTAACTTTTTTGATATTTGAAGGCAATTATTAACTTACCTATTATATCGACATATCGTTTCCATCTTCTCTGACCAGTAATTTAGCACCTTCCCCTTCACACTGCACTTGTGAAATTAAAAATGACAACTCACCACCGAGACTAATGTTACTTTGTTCTAGAATGTCTGTTTGACATGCTGTAATGCATACAATTAACCATCACCAAAATAGTATTATCCTATTTCGTTAAAAAGGTCTTCGATTTGAAACTTGATTGGATAAATATCTTAAAAGTGGTCAAAGATAATCAGAATCGATCAGACTTCAGAGGATACACTAACCAAGGATTTCTAACTTCATTGCTACAGTGTTACAACTTACAATACGAATCACAATACATCAGAACATTATAAacctaaaaaaacaacaaattctTTAAAAGAAGTTCATCACTATTCTTGAAGCTCTTCAAACATGTCAATGTTGCCtttcatttttatgttttcCATGTTATTATGCAACTATTAAACCAACTCTCTGTAGTGCTCAACTTACAAGTTCATCCTGATAAGAATAAAGAAACCATAAATTTGGACACCAACCAATgtatcttaaaaataaatatccaTACATCATACATAGATTGACTGGTGATTATTTAGATTTCCTGTGATGGTTTTATGTCAATAATTTCTAATCGTGTTGACATAGATTTACATACGGATTCCCGTCCATTACATCCGTATATATTTCAATGGTTCAAAATCAAAGACAACGTTATgtaaaaagtcatcaaaaatttaataaaacccACATACAATAATACTAAGTACTAACCATCACGTAGTACTCGTATTACTTTATTGATTGATGAGGTATTGTTTAAGTCAACCAAATATTATCATTTGGTATTTATTTGAATATTGAGTTGAATCTATTTTATTATACGAACCAACAAAACTTGATAATTCGTACTTTATTGTTTACCTATATACGTTAATAATAATGTTGTTTTTTAACAGCTAAAATTTCTACCCATAATCCTAAACTATCTAATAAATTTCTGGATGCACCGACACCAATCTCAGGTACTGAACCCTAAAATTCTCTCTAACAGGCAATACTTAATCAGTTTGTTTACatgtaattaaatatataaaataaaagtattgtATTCATAAGGTAAGGTTTTAGTGACTAgacattttgtttatatttaaaagatCAAGTTAGGTGACATGAATTTCAGTAAATAATGTTACATAATTCGAATATCACATGACGTTTACATAAAACTAAGGTGATCTTCATATCTAAGTTACGTGAAACTTATGCTATCCACTACGAAGGTGAGAAGAGCCACTTGTTTAAGCATATTTGTGCACTTAGTACTACGAGTGAATCCTACATCTAAAAAATGTAATGAGGGATATAATGTTGTTGCTATTTCGGGTGGTTGTTCGTGACCACAGAACGTGACGCCACAAGTCAAAGTAGgctagtgtgtgtgtgtgagagagagagagagaggggaaaGAGAGAGTTTTCATTGGTTAGTGTCTTGGTCTTTAATTTATAGAGGTGTCGAGCTGTTAGGATTTAAAGATATGAGTAATGAGCTTTACATGATTGGGCCTAAACGAAACCCATGACTTAACATACATG is drawn from Erigeron canadensis isolate Cc75 chromosome 9, C_canadensis_v1, whole genome shotgun sequence and contains these coding sequences:
- the LOC122581190 gene encoding vesicle-associated membrane protein 722-like, with product MGQQSLIYSFVARGTVILSEYTEFTGNFTSIAAQCLQKLPATNNKFTYNCDAHTFNYLVEDGFTYCVVAAESVGRQVPMAFLERVKDDFTKKYGGGKAATASAGSLSKEFGPKLKEQMQYCVDHPEEISKLAKVKAQVSEVKGVMMENIEKVLDRGEKIELLVDKTENLRSQAQDFRTQGTQIRRKMWLQNMKIKLIVLGIIIALILIIVLSACGGFNCGK